The Neurospora crassa OR74A linkage group V, whole genome shotgun sequence sequence TAACCCCCGTGTAATCGGACCTGTCGCGGACGAAACAGGATGCGTCACCCCGTGCAAGTTGGTCTGGAGCGACAGAGCATGGTCTGAGTTGCTCAGAGGTGGTCGTCGCATCTGTTTTGACGGCGAGCATGGAACAGCGACTGAATCATTGCCGAATAACGATGTCTCTGACCTTGCTACTTCACATGAAGACAATCACGATGCTTACTATGCTGTGCCTCAATCTCATCAACATGTCTGGAAGGACCTGATCAAAGTCGACCCATTGGAACTTAGAGATTTGGAAGAACGGCTGTTGTACTCCCGTGTTACCTTGACGTTTGGGTGGTCTGCGGGGGTCAAGCGGCTCTGTGTGTTGGGCGTGGAATGGTGAAGATGTTCGAGAAAACGGGCGTTGGTGACTCCAATGGTTGATATGTTACCGCTTGATGGACGTGGAATGATAGTACCTGAGGAGGAAAAGTAATTGTCAAGGATGAGAATGTTGAGTCAAGTATGACAAGATGTTGTGGTTTATGTGGTAGGAGTTTGTATCACggtcaacaaccaccacagtAGTACCGTACACCAATCACCAAGGTCGAGCAAAACCACACATGTAAGAACGGTGTTCATTATTGTACCTTTCAAGGCATCTAGCAAAGATCAAGCTACTAACTATGATCTTCTTTTCTAATTTCCCTCCTGGCAGCATATCACCCGCTCTTAACCATTTTCTCAAAATTTCCCATTAACGCTGTGCTGTTGCAAACAGCGACTCTCAGGCTGGCTCGCATTATCCCAAAATCCCTCCATCTAAAAGCTCAGATCTCAAAATCCTCCACTCAAGAATGTGCTTGCAGCCGTGTATGATTGACGTTTGACAGCCTAAAAGAGCTTGTGCTCAAGGGTCATGTCAGACTCAGGTTCGAGACCGACGCAAGCGCGGAAAATGTTAGTAAGGGCAGCACGCTGCTTGGCAAGCGCGTTAACGACGGGAGTGCCGGGGGGAGTGAGGGGGGCCTTGAGCATGTAGCTGAGGACGCTCAGGACGCTGTGGAAGTGCTTGAAGTCCTTCTCGGCAGCGGCGCCGGCCTCAGCAGCCTTCCACTGGATGCGGGTCATGATCtcggtgatgacgacgagatcGATGATCAGGGGCGAGGCAAGGAGGGAGTCCTCGCACACGTTGAAGAGCGAGATGGTCTGGTGACCGCCGCAGAAGATCTCGGCGTAGTACTCGTCAAGGGCGCGCTTGTCGTCGCCGACGGCGGGCATGTACTTGATCACAACGGTGTGATCGGGGTGCTCGCCCTCCTTGTACAGGACGCTGTTGGCGGCCACCATGTCGTCGACCACGTTGGACTTGGAAATTTCCTTGGAGCGGAACTGCTTCTGCGAGGAAAGGTTGTAGCCGTCGTTGTTGCCCAGGTGGTTGTAGGACGCAATCGAGGTCAGCTTGATACCGGCATTGATGAGGAAGTCGGTCAGGGCAGACTTCATCTTGGTCTGACCGGACTTGAAGTCGTCTCCGCCGATGAAGGCACCGTGTCTCTCGGCAAGCTCGATGGCGCCGGGGACGAAGGTGTTCTGGGGGGAGCCGTTGATGAAGGGAGTACTCTCGAGAATGCAGGCAACGGCGAAGATGGTGGAAGGGGAGACCTCCTCGTGGCCGGCCTCAATGGACTTGAGGAGGTTGTCAGCGGTGTCGTTGACGCCGTCAATCAAGTCGGCGTAACGCTCGGTGTTGGCAGTCCAGAGGACAATAATTTTGTCGAGGCC is a genomic window containing:
- the inl gene encoding inositol-3-phosphate synthase; this encodes MTTNGINGTNGAHANGDGHINTTPKTFVVNSPNVVYTDEEIRSKYTYRTTLCTVEGDNYVAVPKETVYDFKVDRKVPKTGLMLVGWGGNNGTTVTAGILANKHKYSWATKEGTQEANYYGSVIMGSTIKLGIDAKGKDVNVPFHNVLPMVHPNDLVIGGWDISGMPLDKAMDRAKVLQPTMKELVREEMSKMVPLPSIYYPDFIAANQENRADNVLPGSKASMEHVEQIRKDIREFKAANGLDKIIVLWTANTERYADLIDGVNDTADNLLKSIEAGHEEVSPSTIFAVACILESTPFINGSPQNTFVPGAIELAERHGAFIGGDDFKSGQTKMKSALTDFLINAGIKLTSIASYNHLGNNDGYNLSSQKQFRSKEISKSNVVDDMVAANSVLYKEGEHPDHTVVIKYMPAVGDDKRALDEYYAEIFCGGHQTISLFNVCEDSLLASPLIIDLVVITEIMTRIQWKAAEAGAAAEKDFKHFHSVLSVLSYMLKAPLTPPGTPVVNALAKQRAALTNIFRACVGLEPESDMTLEHKLF